In the Streptomyces formicae genome, one interval contains:
- a CDS encoding NADP-dependent oxidoreductase: protein MKKVSFAEFGGPDVLHLIAAEEPHAGPGRIRIAVRAAGVNPVDWRIREGQFREVRPLDLPAGVGLDAAGVVDEVGEGVEGVEVGDRVFGEGVDTYAELAVLSAWARMPEGLTFEEAAGYPSVVETALRVIRESGVRPGQTLLVSGASGGVGSAVLQIARDRGITVIGVAGAANLEYLRDLGALATTYGDGWVERVRALGTVDAALDLAGSGVIRELVELTGDPRRVISIADLGAPDLGVRFSGVAGSVPDALAEAVDLIARGKLHIPVEKSYALADAAAAHVDSQAGHTRGRRVIVI from the coding sequence ATGAAGAAAGTGAGCTTCGCCGAGTTCGGCGGCCCCGACGTCCTGCACCTGATAGCTGCCGAGGAGCCCCACGCGGGCCCGGGCCGGATACGTATCGCCGTACGGGCGGCGGGCGTGAACCCCGTCGACTGGAGGATCCGCGAAGGCCAGTTCCGCGAGGTCCGCCCGCTCGACCTGCCCGCCGGGGTCGGCCTGGACGCCGCCGGAGTGGTGGACGAGGTCGGCGAGGGAGTCGAAGGGGTCGAGGTCGGCGACCGGGTGTTCGGCGAAGGAGTCGACACCTACGCCGAGTTGGCGGTCCTTTCGGCGTGGGCCCGGATGCCGGAGGGGCTGACGTTCGAGGAGGCGGCGGGGTACCCCTCGGTGGTGGAGACCGCGCTGCGCGTCATCCGTGAGAGCGGCGTGCGGCCCGGGCAGACGCTGCTGGTCAGCGGCGCGTCCGGGGGAGTGGGTTCGGCGGTCCTGCAGATCGCCCGTGACCGTGGCATCACGGTGATCGGCGTGGCCGGTGCCGCGAACCTGGAGTATCTGCGGGACCTGGGCGCCCTCGCCACCACGTACGGCGACGGCTGGGTGGAGCGGGTGCGCGCACTGGGCACCGTGGACGCCGCGCTCGATCTGGCCGGTTCGGGCGTGATCCGTGAACTGGTCGAGCTGACAGGAGATCCGCGGAGGGTGATCTCCATCGCCGATCTGGGGGCGCCGGACCTGGGCGTTCGGTTCTCCGGCGTGGCGGGCAGCGTGCCGGACGCGCTCGCCGAGGCCGTCGACCTCATCGCGCGGGGCAAGCTCCACATCCCGGTCGAGAAGTCGTACGCGCTCGCCGACGCGGCGGCGGCACACGTGGACAGCCAGGCCGGTCACACACGGGGGCGGCGGGTCATCGTCATCTGA
- a CDS encoding FAD-dependent oxidoreductase encodes MHTPVTIIGAGLGGLVLARVLHLHGIPVTVYEADASVTTRSQGGMLDIHEDNGQLALKDADVMDEFRVLILEGRQAIRLMDRDGTVLFEKADDGTGASPEVQRGELRQILLDALPEGTVRWGHKVTGVRALTDGRHEVTFADGHAVDTRLLVGADGAWSRVRPLLSDATPAYVGRSFVETHLLDADTRHPATAKAVGGGTLVAFDPDGNGKWLVAHRERGGALHAYITLAEPRSWFDTIDFTDADAATARIAAEYDGWAPELTALITEGSTTPVLRPLHALPVGHRWDRVPGVTLLGDAAHLSTPNGAGAGLAMLDGAELGKAIAAHPGDVETALAAYERELFPRSADAAAAVAHHPTPQEMMAFFTGRESLT; translated from the coding sequence ATGCACACTCCTGTCACCATCATCGGCGCCGGACTCGGCGGCCTCGTCCTGGCCCGCGTCCTGCACCTCCACGGCATCCCGGTCACGGTCTACGAGGCGGACGCCTCCGTGACGACGCGTTCGCAGGGCGGGATGCTCGACATCCATGAAGACAACGGTCAACTCGCGCTCAAAGACGCTGACGTGATGGACGAGTTCCGGGTCCTCATCCTGGAGGGCCGCCAAGCGATACGGCTCATGGACCGCGACGGAACCGTCCTGTTCGAGAAGGCCGACGACGGCACGGGCGCGAGCCCCGAGGTGCAGCGCGGCGAACTCCGGCAGATCCTGCTCGACGCGCTCCCCGAGGGCACCGTCCGATGGGGCCACAAGGTCACCGGCGTCCGTGCCCTCACCGACGGCCGCCACGAGGTGACCTTCGCCGACGGCCATGCCGTCGACACGCGCCTCCTGGTCGGCGCGGACGGCGCATGGTCACGTGTCCGACCGCTGCTCTCCGACGCCACACCCGCGTACGTCGGCCGGTCCTTCGTCGAGACCCACCTGCTCGACGCCGACACCCGCCACCCGGCCACCGCGAAAGCGGTCGGCGGCGGGACGCTCGTCGCTTTCGACCCGGACGGGAACGGGAAGTGGCTCGTGGCCCACCGGGAAAGGGGCGGGGCCCTCCACGCCTACATCACCCTGGCCGAGCCGCGGAGTTGGTTCGACACCATCGATTTCACCGATGCCGACGCGGCCACCGCGCGGATCGCGGCGGAGTACGACGGCTGGGCACCCGAACTCACCGCCCTGATCACCGAGGGCAGCACGACTCCGGTCCTGCGCCCCCTTCACGCACTGCCGGTCGGGCACCGGTGGGACCGGGTGCCGGGGGTGACGCTTCTCGGCGACGCCGCCCACCTCTCGACGCCCAACGGTGCAGGCGCGGGCCTGGCCATGCTGGACGGTGCCGAACTCGGCAAGGCCATCGCCGCCCACCCCGGCGACGTCGAGACGGCCCTCGCCGCGTACGAGCGAGAGCTGTTCCCCCGCAGCGCCGATGCGGCCGCCGCGGTCGCGCACCACCCCACGCCCCAGGAAATGATGGCCTTCTTCACCGGCCGAGAATCGCTGACGTGA
- a CDS encoding alpha/beta hydrolase, with protein sequence MQFTSEQRLDDGILEREFTLGEIPGTLWTPESAAPTPLILMAHNNGLPKAQPRLVARARHTASYGYAVATIDAAGCGDRPRSAADEQVRAELRRAMQAGEPVDEIFESLIGPLVEKAVPEWRTTLDALLTLPEIGGPVGYSGWTALGIHLAAVDPRIAAAGFFAGGFVPRAQREEARQVTVPLLLLLQWDDEGNPRQRALDLFDAFGSKEKTLHANLGGHVGTPWFEVEDGGRFYDRHLK encoded by the coding sequence ATGCAATTCACTTCCGAACAACGCCTCGACGACGGCATCCTCGAGCGCGAGTTCACCCTCGGCGAGATCCCCGGCACCCTGTGGACGCCTGAATCCGCCGCACCGACCCCGCTGATCCTGATGGCCCACAACAACGGACTGCCCAAGGCGCAGCCCCGGCTGGTGGCCCGGGCCCGGCACACCGCGTCGTACGGCTACGCGGTGGCCACCATCGACGCCGCCGGATGCGGTGACCGGCCCCGTTCCGCCGCCGACGAACAGGTCCGCGCCGAGCTCCGCCGGGCGATGCAGGCCGGTGAGCCGGTCGACGAGATCTTCGAGTCGCTCATCGGCCCCCTGGTCGAGAAGGCGGTCCCGGAGTGGCGGACCACCCTGGACGCCCTCCTCACGCTGCCCGAGATCGGCGGCCCTGTCGGGTACTCGGGGTGGACCGCCCTCGGCATCCACCTCGCGGCGGTCGATCCGCGCATCGCGGCCGCCGGCTTCTTCGCCGGTGGCTTCGTACCCCGCGCCCAGCGCGAGGAGGCCCGGCAGGTCACCGTTCCGCTGCTGCTCCTGTTGCAGTGGGACGACGAAGGGAACCCCCGGCAGCGGGCCCTTGACCTGTTCGACGCCTTCGGCAGCAAGGAGAAGACGCTGCACGCCAATCTGGGCGGACACGTCGGTACCCCGTGGTTCGAGGTGGAGGACGGGGGCCGGTTCTACGACCGTCACCTGAAGTAG
- a CDS encoding GNAT family N-acetyltransferase, with translation MAEPGQVAWPPAPIRTERLVLRASEARDRAAFVELFASPEVGTYLGGPRPRDECERALPETPGRRPGLFVIELDGAMIGTVELNRRDAERRSQVRPDAGEAELGYLLLPTAWGHGYAVEACAAALAWFADARPGEPVVLCTQTANHRSMRLAAKLGFTEVRRYEAWGAQQWMGAWSPVTPSG, from the coding sequence ATGGCTGAACCCGGTCAAGTCGCCTGGCCGCCCGCCCCGATAAGGACCGAACGCCTCGTGCTCCGCGCGTCCGAGGCCCGGGACCGAGCGGCGTTCGTGGAGCTGTTCGCATCGCCGGAAGTGGGCACCTACCTGGGCGGCCCGCGGCCTCGCGACGAGTGCGAGCGCGCGTTGCCCGAGACGCCCGGGAGGCGGCCCGGCCTCTTCGTGATCGAGCTCGACGGCGCGATGATCGGCACCGTCGAACTCAACCGACGCGACGCGGAACGTCGCAGTCAGGTGCGCCCGGATGCCGGAGAGGCCGAACTCGGCTACCTGCTCCTGCCGACGGCATGGGGACACGGCTACGCCGTCGAGGCGTGCGCGGCGGCGCTCGCCTGGTTCGCCGACGCACGGCCAGGCGAGCCGGTGGTGCTCTGCACCCAGACCGCCAACCACCGCTCGATGCGTCTCGCGGCGAAACTGGGGTTCACCGAGGTGCGGCGGTACGAGGCGTGGGGCGCTCAGCAGTGGATGGGCGCCTGGTCCCCGGTCACGCCGTCCGGTTGA
- a CDS encoding class I SAM-dependent methyltransferase, which translates to MTQAHQHTPHHGADHQDSAQAEILDLDAEVLAEHIASITAWLPLKTTPRQIVDLGCGTGAGTFALLDRFPEARITAVDTSASHLKDLREKACARGVGERVRTVQADLDDSVWPDLGTPDLVWASASMHHMARPDLALRGVHDMLAPGGLFAVVELDGFPRFLPADAPEDRPGLEERCHAATESFHAEHVPHRGADWGPMLSAAGFLVEDERSVVVNIEGDRSEAIGRYARGSLQRIRGTAAETLGAEDLAALDELLDIDGPRSILRREDLAVRTERTVWAARRA; encoded by the coding sequence ATGACCCAAGCGCACCAGCACACGCCCCACCACGGCGCCGACCACCAGGACAGCGCCCAGGCGGAGATCCTCGACCTGGACGCCGAGGTGCTCGCCGAGCACATCGCGTCCATCACCGCCTGGCTCCCGCTGAAGACCACGCCCCGCCAGATCGTGGATCTGGGCTGCGGCACGGGAGCGGGCACGTTCGCCCTCCTCGACCGCTTTCCCGAGGCGCGGATCACCGCGGTCGACACCTCGGCGAGCCATCTCAAGGACCTGCGCGAGAAGGCGTGCGCCCGTGGGGTGGGAGAACGCGTGCGCACCGTGCAGGCCGACCTCGACGACTCCGTGTGGCCCGATCTCGGTACACCCGACCTGGTGTGGGCCTCGGCGTCGATGCACCACATGGCCCGGCCCGACCTGGCCCTGCGCGGTGTCCACGACATGCTCGCGCCCGGCGGCCTGTTCGCCGTCGTCGAACTGGACGGCTTCCCCCGCTTCCTGCCCGCGGACGCCCCCGAGGACCGGCCGGGCCTGGAGGAGCGCTGCCATGCCGCGACCGAGAGCTTCCACGCCGAGCACGTGCCGCACCGCGGCGCCGACTGGGGGCCGATGCTGTCCGCCGCCGGATTCCTCGTCGAGGACGAGCGCAGCGTCGTCGTGAACATCGAAGGCGACCGCAGCGAGGCGATCGGCCGCTACGCCCGCGGCAGCCTGCAGCGCATCCGCGGCACAGCCGCGGAGACGCTCGGCGCCGAGGACCTGGCCGCGCTCGACGAACTCCTCGACATCGACGGTCCGCGCAGCATCCTGCGCCGCGAGGACCTGGCCGTACGCACCGAACGCACGGTCTGGGCCGCACGCCGCGCCTGA
- a CDS encoding helix-turn-helix domain-containing protein, translating into MTQDDGQLDGLVRKRIRALRVAQGWSLEELAARAHLSQSSLSRIENGRRRLALDQLVTLARALDTTLDQLVENAADDVVISPTIDGAHGLMRWPIKSDPGMSVMRQRMTEPPPDNPARMRAHPGREWLVVLSGTAILMLGHRRFRIETHQAAEFPTMMPHAIGSEGGPCEIIGIFDRDARRGHQREAVDHDDQGGPGLPARQVPDLA; encoded by the coding sequence ATGACGCAAGACGACGGGCAGCTGGACGGTCTCGTACGCAAACGGATCCGCGCGCTGCGGGTCGCGCAGGGCTGGTCCCTCGAAGAGCTGGCCGCGCGCGCCCACCTCAGCCAGTCCTCACTGAGCCGCATCGAGAACGGCCGTCGGCGGCTCGCCCTTGACCAGCTCGTCACGCTCGCACGCGCCCTGGACACCACTTTGGACCAGCTCGTGGAGAACGCCGCCGACGATGTCGTCATCAGCCCGACGATCGACGGCGCTCACGGCCTGATGCGCTGGCCCATCAAGAGCGACCCCGGCATGAGCGTCATGCGTCAGCGGATGACCGAACCGCCACCCGACAATCCCGCGCGCATGCGGGCCCACCCCGGCCGCGAATGGCTCGTGGTCCTGTCGGGCACCGCCATCCTCATGCTCGGCCACCGTCGTTTCCGCATCGAGACCCACCAGGCCGCCGAGTTCCCCACGATGATGCCGCACGCCATCGGTTCCGAGGGCGGCCCGTGCGAGATCATCGGGATCTTCGACCGGGACGCCCGCCGCGGTCACCAGCGGGAAGCCGTCGACCACGACGATCAGGGCGGTCCGGGGCTTCCGGCCCGACAGGTGCCGGATCTTGCGTGA
- a CDS encoding VOC family protein produces MPAPIVFIVYVNDARAAARFYGDLLEREPSFDTPEYLAFDLGDGADLAVWSGAFDGSLTPEVPRTSEVCLTLDGGPDVIDRLFEKWVAKGVRVVSEPSDAVFGRTFVVADPDGNLIRVAPVD; encoded by the coding sequence ATGCCAGCCCCGATTGTGTTCATCGTCTACGTCAACGACGCCCGCGCGGCCGCCCGTTTCTACGGGGACCTGCTCGAGCGCGAGCCCAGCTTCGACACCCCGGAGTACCTCGCCTTCGATCTCGGCGACGGCGCGGACCTCGCCGTCTGGAGCGGGGCGTTCGACGGCAGCCTGACCCCGGAGGTGCCCCGCACGAGCGAGGTCTGCCTCACCCTCGACGGGGGGCCCGACGTGATCGACCGCCTCTTCGAGAAGTGGGTGGCGAAGGGGGTCCGCGTGGTCAGCGAGCCGAGCGACGCGGTCTTCGGGCGTACGTTCGTCGTCGCGGACCCCGACGGCAACCTGATCCGGGTGGCTCCCGTCGACTGA
- a CDS encoding helix-turn-helix transcriptional regulator has protein sequence MTPDRFFSLLLALQSRETMTTVDLAEQVGVSVRTVLRDLRWLEEAGFPLLIKRGRLGGVTLLPGGVLDTSRLTPDERDHLALHGLDDAQREQLGATADTRRADLKVRSGLRPSSTGALPLSAVVTTDNRPWFFRDAAGMPPAALVGDLRRGVRLRISYRRSEETEAAWRVVDPYGLLAKAGRWYLVADVEGRPRLHALERLIGWEPMRAARRLRPDATLDGVAAELTARWENPETFRIHAELDADRLGLARRVLGRRLAVQDTESARGGRVAITVTGRDVEDVRLLLQFGASVTVTGPEEAREHIRRLAAQILETNS, from the coding sequence GTGACCCCGGATCGCTTCTTCTCGCTCCTGCTGGCGCTGCAGTCCCGGGAGACCATGACGACCGTCGATCTCGCCGAGCAGGTCGGGGTCTCCGTCCGTACGGTCCTCCGGGATCTGCGGTGGCTGGAGGAGGCGGGCTTCCCGTTGCTGATCAAGCGCGGGCGCCTCGGCGGAGTGACGCTTCTCCCCGGCGGTGTGCTCGACACGTCACGGCTCACTCCGGACGAACGGGACCACCTCGCCCTCCACGGCCTCGACGACGCTCAACGCGAACAACTGGGGGCCACGGCCGACACCCGGCGCGCGGACCTGAAGGTGCGATCGGGGCTGCGCCCGTCGAGCACCGGTGCACTGCCCCTGAGCGCGGTCGTCACCACCGACAACAGACCGTGGTTCTTCCGGGACGCCGCGGGCATGCCGCCCGCGGCGCTGGTCGGTGACCTCCGGCGCGGAGTCCGGCTGCGCATCTCCTACCGACGCTCGGAGGAGACCGAGGCCGCCTGGCGGGTCGTGGACCCCTACGGCCTGCTGGCCAAGGCCGGGAGGTGGTACCTCGTGGCGGACGTGGAGGGCCGCCCCCGGCTCCACGCGCTGGAACGCCTCATCGGCTGGGAGCCGATGAGGGCAGCCCGCCGGTTGCGTCCCGACGCGACCCTGGACGGCGTCGCGGCGGAACTGACGGCCCGCTGGGAGAACCCGGAAACCTTCCGGATCCATGCCGAACTCGACGCGGACCGCCTCGGCCTGGCACGGCGCGTCCTCGGCCGCAGACTGGCGGTCCAGGACACTGAAAGCGCGCGCGGTGGGCGCGTGGCCATCACGGTCACCGGCCGCGACGTGGAAGACGTACGCCTGCTCCTGCAGTTCGGCGCGAGCGTCACCGTGACCGGTCCCGAGGAAGCCCGGGAGCACATCCGGCGACTGGCCGCGCAGATCCTGGAGACCAACTCCTAG
- a CDS encoding 4-hydroxybenzoate octaprenyltransferase, with protein sequence MIVDLQAPVRRRAARLVGRAPAGARPYLELLRLDRPVGAWLLVVPGWIALAAFAGPRDGGLFGVLLLVYGVLSRGAACGLNDVLDARFDAQVPRTAGRPVASGRLTAGRALVLSVVVGAAAPLVMAFWSVEAVVWAAAGAPLAAVYPLMKRVTPWPHVWLGFTINWTVPLVYVLLTGRIGLAGGVLYGAMICWSVGTDVIYACQDREADVRAGVRSAAVLLGRRSRVLVGGAYAGCLVLLAWFGAVAGLGPLYWPGLCVVAGQLGWQVWRADPADVAACGRAFATNPLCGLLVLVAVLAGRVGTLG encoded by the coding sequence ATGATCGTCGACTTACAGGCCCCGGTCCGAAGGCGTGCCGCCCGGCTGGTCGGGCGGGCCCCCGCAGGTGCGCGGCCGTATCTGGAGTTGCTGCGGCTGGACCGGCCCGTGGGGGCCTGGCTGTTGGTGGTGCCCGGCTGGATCGCGCTGGCGGCGTTCGCCGGGCCTCGGGACGGGGGCCTTTTCGGGGTGCTGCTCCTGGTGTACGGGGTGCTGTCGCGAGGGGCCGCCTGTGGGCTCAACGACGTGCTGGACGCGCGGTTCGACGCGCAGGTGCCGCGTACGGCGGGGCGGCCCGTCGCCTCCGGGCGGCTGACGGCAGGGCGGGCGCTGGTGCTGTCCGTCGTGGTGGGGGCCGCGGCTCCGTTGGTGATGGCTTTCTGGAGCGTGGAGGCCGTGGTGTGGGCGGCGGCGGGGGCGCCCCTCGCGGCGGTGTATCCGTTGATGAAGCGGGTCACTCCGTGGCCACACGTGTGGCTGGGGTTCACCATCAACTGGACGGTGCCCCTGGTGTACGTCCTGCTCACAGGAAGGATTGGGCTCGCGGGCGGGGTGCTGTACGGGGCGATGATCTGCTGGTCCGTGGGGACGGACGTGATCTACGCCTGCCAGGACCGGGAGGCCGATGTGCGGGCCGGGGTGCGGTCGGCCGCCGTGCTCCTGGGAAGGCGCAGCCGGGTGTTGGTGGGAGGCGCGTACGCGGGGTGCCTGGTGCTGCTCGCCTGGTTCGGGGCCGTGGCCGGGCTCGGGCCGCTGTACTGGCCCGGACTGTGCGTTGTCGCGGGGCAGTTGGGCTGGCAGGTGTGGCGGGCCGACCCTGCCGACGTCGCGGCCTGCGGGCGGGCGTTCGCCACCAACCCGCTGTGCGGACTCCTTGTCCTCGTGGCCGTGCTCGCCGGGCGGGTCGGTACTCTCGGCTGA
- a CDS encoding oxygenase MpaB family protein, translating to MGLRERIAAELTATMHGGDLKLERYAGPPGDPGLFGIAPGDPVWRVHGHATGMLTGGFAALMLQSLHPLAMAGVDQHSDFRADPVGRLNGTVRFITTTTFGSAAAAREVIDLIRRIHTRVHGTAPDGRPYRADDPDLLTWVHTAEVRSFLAGHQTYAPRALRLTPAECDAYYRQVAPVAEALGARDVPRTSREVERYLNRARPQLHATAAALDSVLFLRRFGRTRRERLVAGLLTSASVGLLPDWARTELGIHRPAFVRSGWDRPLATAVGRTLQWGLGPSQIQAAARGRLAGVGQG from the coding sequence GTGGGACTGCGGGAACGGATCGCGGCGGAACTCACGGCGACCATGCACGGCGGTGATCTCAAGCTGGAGCGGTACGCGGGGCCGCCCGGCGATCCCGGACTGTTCGGCATCGCGCCGGGGGACCCGGTGTGGCGGGTGCACGGGCACGCCACCGGGATGCTCACCGGCGGGTTCGCCGCGCTCATGCTCCAGTCGCTGCATCCGCTGGCCATGGCGGGCGTCGACCAGCACTCCGATTTCCGCGCCGATCCGGTCGGGCGGCTGAACGGAACCGTACGGTTCATCACCACGACCACGTTCGGCTCCGCAGCTGCCGCTCGCGAGGTGATCGACCTCATCCGGCGGATCCACACCCGGGTGCACGGGACCGCCCCTGACGGCAGGCCGTACCGCGCGGACGACCCCGACCTGCTCACCTGGGTGCACACCGCGGAGGTGCGCAGCTTCCTCGCCGGTCACCAGACCTACGCTCCCCGGGCGCTCCGGCTGACGCCCGCCGAGTGTGACGCCTACTACCGTCAAGTCGCCCCTGTCGCCGAGGCGTTGGGCGCACGGGACGTACCCCGCACGTCCCGCGAAGTCGAGCGCTACCTGAACCGTGCCCGCCCCCAACTCCACGCCACCGCAGCCGCGTTGGACTCCGTGCTGTTCCTCCGCCGCTTCGGACGAACCCGCCGGGAGCGGCTGGTCGCGGGCCTGCTCACGAGCGCCTCGGTCGGACTCCTCCCCGACTGGGCCCGCACCGAACTCGGCATCCACCGCCCGGCCTTCGTCCGCTCCGGCTGGGACCGCCCCCTGGCGACGGCCGTGGGACGCACCCTCCAGTGGGGGCTCGGCCCCTCCCAGATCCAGGCGGCCGCACGGGGACGTCTTGCGGGGGTGGGGCAGGGCTGA
- a CDS encoding phosphotransferase — protein sequence MYFADRGYADIARRPLPFATPEIFDVEDHDGVLVTHERELPVRDVDALLAVLRALAPVPGTDAMRQLTVRGDDGPLWRDHDCFRDALAAHVPDFEAGVARTRKALRSLPDAPVAAIHGDLAPPNIHVDAEGRPVAVLDLGFCTTVGDPAFA from the coding sequence GTGTACTTCGCCGATCGCGGGTACGCGGACATCGCGCGGCGCCCTCTGCCGTTCGCCACCCCGGAGATCTTCGACGTCGAGGACCACGATGGCGTCCTGGTGACGCACGAACGTGAGCTCCCCGTACGGGACGTCGACGCGCTGCTCGCGGTTCTGCGCGCCCTGGCCCCCGTGCCCGGCACCGACGCCATGCGGCAGTTGACCGTGCGGGGCGACGACGGTCCGCTGTGGCGTGATCACGACTGTTTCCGCGACGCGCTCGCGGCCCACGTGCCGGACTTCGAGGCGGGGGTCGCGCGCACGCGAAAGGCACTGCGGTCGCTCCCTGATGCCCCGGTGGCGGCGATCCACGGTGACCTCGCCCCGCCCAACATCCACGTCGACGCCGAGGGCCGCCCCGTCGCGGTGCTCGACCTCGGCTTCTGCACGACAGTGGGCGACCCGGCCTTCGCCTGA
- a CDS encoding FAD-dependent monooxygenase has product MHDVVIVGAGPVGLFLACELGLAGCSVLVLEKESEQESPWREEPLGTRGLFGHSVGAFYRRGLLDELVSACFVLDGRGVRVDADEPSRPRLVGHFAGMMLDADKIDTAALPFRLPNPAEGLMMISLQALESLLSERAAKLGVDIRRGVTVDAVTQDEDHVVVSAGQIGFEARWAVGCDGGRSTVRSLTGFAFTGTEPQFTGYTVIGTFDDPEKLRPGITLTPTGMYVRMAAEGHIAMMDFDGGAFDRSLPPSRDHLQAVLRRVSGTDVTLSDVRLVSTFTDRAKQATTYRQGRVLLAGDAAHIHSPLGGQGLNTGIGDAVNLGWKLAATVRGHAPDGLLDTYGKERHPIGARVLDWSRAQVSIMKPDRHSQAIQGVVRDLLGTRDGTTYVFERLSGASIRYPLGGAHPLTGRDAPEFRLGDGTYLGELMRDGRGVVLDFSADQRLSGPAAGWGSRLRHVAGAPEDDLGLGAVLVRPDGTVAWADGPDFAVDAFEREVSRWFGRPRA; this is encoded by the coding sequence ATGCACGACGTAGTGATCGTGGGCGCGGGCCCTGTCGGTCTCTTCCTCGCCTGCGAGCTCGGCCTCGCGGGCTGTTCCGTGCTGGTCCTGGAGAAGGAGTCGGAGCAGGAATCGCCGTGGCGCGAGGAACCGCTCGGCACGCGCGGCCTGTTCGGCCACTCGGTCGGGGCGTTCTACCGCCGGGGGCTGCTGGACGAACTGGTGTCAGCGTGCTTCGTCCTCGACGGACGTGGCGTCCGCGTCGACGCCGACGAGCCGTCACGGCCGCGTCTGGTGGGCCACTTCGCCGGGATGATGCTCGATGCGGACAAGATCGACACGGCCGCCCTGCCCTTCCGGCTGCCCAACCCGGCCGAGGGCCTGATGATGATCAGCCTCCAGGCGCTCGAGTCACTGCTGTCCGAGCGCGCGGCCAAACTGGGCGTCGACATCCGGCGCGGCGTCACCGTGGACGCGGTCACGCAGGACGAGGACCACGTGGTCGTGTCCGCGGGACAGATCGGTTTCGAGGCGCGTTGGGCCGTCGGCTGTGACGGTGGACGGAGCACGGTGCGAAGCCTGACCGGTTTCGCATTCACGGGCACCGAACCGCAGTTCACCGGGTACACCGTGATCGGCACCTTCGACGACCCGGAGAAGCTGCGCCCCGGGATCACTCTGACGCCGACGGGCATGTACGTCCGGATGGCCGCCGAGGGGCACATCGCCATGATGGACTTCGACGGCGGCGCGTTCGACCGCTCGCTGCCGCCGTCCCGCGACCACCTCCAGGCGGTGCTGCGCCGCGTGTCGGGGACCGACGTCACCCTGAGCGACGTCCGGCTCGTCTCCACCTTCACCGACCGGGCCAAGCAGGCGACGACGTACCGGCAGGGCCGCGTCCTCCTCGCGGGCGACGCCGCTCACATCCACTCGCCGCTCGGCGGCCAGGGCCTGAACACCGGTATCGGCGACGCCGTGAACCTGGGCTGGAAACTCGCGGCGACCGTGCGGGGGCACGCCCCGGACGGGCTCCTCGACACGTACGGCAAGGAGCGCCACCCGATCGGTGCCCGGGTGCTCGACTGGTCGCGCGCCCAGGTGTCGATCATGAAGCCGGACCGGCACTCCCAGGCGATCCAGGGCGTGGTCCGTGACCTGCTCGGCACCCGGGACGGGACGACGTACGTCTTCGAGAGGCTGTCAGGCGCGTCGATCCGCTACCCCCTCGGCGGCGCGCACCCGTTGACGGGCCGCGACGCCCCCGAATTCCGCCTCGGTGACGGAACGTACCTCGGCGAGCTGATGCGGGACGGACGCGGCGTCGTCCTCGACTTCAGTGCCGACCAACGGCTGAGCGGACCGGCGGCGGGCTGGGGGAGCCGACTCCGTCATGTGGCAGGGGCGCCCGAGGACGACCTCGGGCTGGGGGCCGTACTGGTCCGCCCGGACGGCACCGTCGCGTGGGCCGACGGCCCCGACTTCGCGGTGGACGCGTTCGAACGGGAGGTCTCCCGCTGGTTCGGCCGCCCGCGAGCGTGA